The window TCTGGATTGTCGGAAGTCTCGTTCTTATTCTGTTCTCGGTCTGGCGCGGTCTTGTCGACATCATTGCCGATCTTGTCGGAGTTGCTTATGCTCCGGCAATCCTGCTGCTGACCGGCATTCTGTTCGGTGTGTTGATGTTCCTCCACTTCACCGTTGTAATCTCGAAACAGGCGGATGAGAACAAGATTCTGGCGCAGGAGATTGCGCTGCTTAAGAACCGCATCGACGAACTGGAAAAGAAGGCCGGTTAGTTGCCGAGAATGGATGCCAGTCGAATGAAGCATCTCAAAATGGCTGCAGTTCTGGGTATAGTGGCTCTCATTCTATACCTCTCTCTATTGTCCACCAATTTCAATGGTGACGGTCTAGGATACGCCAGACTGGTCGAAGATTCCGACTCAGCAAGGCTGTTCTCGGTTTCGGCAAGGCTCCTTTTCTGTCCAACCGGCAAAGTCGTTCTCGGCGTTGCACATCTGATCGGGTCGGATATAAGATCCGTCACGGCTTTGCAGATTCTCAATTCGATATTCGGAGCGCTCGGTGTGGCGTTCTTCTTTCTCACATCATTTCATGTCAGCAAGAGCATCGGGATAAGCATTGCATCCGCGCTCGGGCTTGCGTTTTCATATTCATACTGGTTCTGGTGTACGAATGCGACCTCATATCCCGGGAACATGTTCTTTCTGATACTGACACTCTATTTGCTGGTCAGGCTGACCAAAACTGCGCAGGGAAGCAGATATGTATTTCTGAGTCTGCTGATAGGGCTGACTCATGCTCTCGCGGGATTCTTCTGGCTCACAGCGCTGCTGCTGGTGCCTGCAGTCATGGTCGCGGTATATGCTGCCGGTGATCTGAAAACAGTATCAGGCAGAATCAGGGCAACATTTGCCTACCTCATCTCATTCTCGTTCTTCCTGTTTGGGCCGCTTCTGATCGCTGGTTTCGCCACCGGAAGAGTGGATAGCCTGTCTCAATTTCCGTCATGGTTGTCCGCGGCGTCATACGGAATCCCTCCTGAT is drawn from Candidatus Zixiibacteriota bacterium and contains these coding sequences:
- a CDS encoding DUF2304 domain-containing protein, whose amino-acid sequence is MPHSPIQIISIAVSILIILFVISLIRKRKLREEYSILWIVGSLVLILFSVWRGLVDIIADLVGVAYAPAILLLTGILFGVLMFLHFTVVISKQADENKILAQEIALLKNRIDELEKKAG